A stretch of the Pelmatolapia mariae isolate MD_Pm_ZW linkage group LG23, Pm_UMD_F_2, whole genome shotgun sequence genome encodes the following:
- the igfbp5a gene encoding insulin-like growth factor-binding protein 5a isoform X2: MPMRLSLLLVPLLTIAGCGSSYVLCEPCDQKVLSMCPPVPVGCQPVKEPGCGCCMTCALEEGQPCGVYTGPCTRGLRCLPKNGEEKPLHALLHGRGVCRNEKLYKLLHPSKGGQPHDDMLRVPVPPQTKVPLYGDHISSRKAQAMKQAKDRKKQLAKLGPASNLAPLSIDKLDPDFGPCRRKLDNLIQAMKDTSQVFALSLYVPNCDKKGFFKRKQCKPSRGRKRGICWCVDRFGVKIPGINYAGGELQCKDLDNNSNE; the protein is encoded by the exons ATGCCTATGCGCCTCTCCCTCCTGCTGGTTCCGCTGCTGACCATCGCCGGCTGCGGCTCGTCCTACGTGCTGTGTGAGCCATGCGATCAGAAGGTGCTGTCCATGTGCCCGCCGGTGCCTGTGGGCTGCCAGCCGGTGAAGGAGCCCGGCTGCGGGTGCTGCATGACTTGCGCGCTCGAAGAGGGCCAGCCGTGCGGTGTGTACACAGGGCCATGCACGCGCGGGCTCCGCTGCCTGCCCAAGAACGGAGAGGAGAAGCCGCTGCACGCGCTCCTGCACGGCCGCGGGGTGTGCAGGAACGAGAAGTTGTACAAACTGCTGCATCCGTCAAAAG GTGGACAGCCTCATGATGACATGCTACGTGTCCCAGTCCCACCACAAACAAAGGTGCCCTTATATGGAGATCACATTAGCAGTCGCAAGGCCCAGGCCATGAAGCAGGCCAAGGACCGTAAGAAGCAGCTGGCCAAGCTTGGGCCTGCCAGCAACTTGGCTCCACTCAGCATAGATAAACTGGATCCTGATTTT GGCCCCTGCAGAAGAAAGCTAGATAATCTCATCCAGGCCATGAAGGACACTTCTCAGGTCTTTGCTCTCTCACTGTACGTTCCCAACTGTGACAAGAAGGGCTTCTTCAAGCGCAAACAg TGCAAGCCATCTCGCGGTCGCAAAAGGGGGATCTGCTGGTGCGTAGACCGGTTTGGCGTCAAAATCCCCGGCATCAACTACGCTGGAGGAGAACTGCAGTGCAAAGATCTCGACAACAACAGCAATGAATGA
- the igfbp5a gene encoding insulin-like growth factor-binding protein 5a isoform X1, whose protein sequence is MPMRLSLLLVPLLTIAGCGSSYVLCEPCDQKVLSMCPPVPVGCQPVKEPGCGCCMTCALEEGQPCGVYTGPCTRGLRCLPKNGEEKPLHALLHGRGVCRNEKLYKLLHPSKGGQPHDDMLRVPVPPQTKVPLYGDHISSRKAQAMKQAKDRKKQLAKLGPASNLAPLSIDKLDPDFVSDVEITKMHTKGPCRRKLDNLIQAMKDTSQVFALSLYVPNCDKKGFFKRKQCKPSRGRKRGICWCVDRFGVKIPGINYAGGELQCKDLDNNSNE, encoded by the exons ATGCCTATGCGCCTCTCCCTCCTGCTGGTTCCGCTGCTGACCATCGCCGGCTGCGGCTCGTCCTACGTGCTGTGTGAGCCATGCGATCAGAAGGTGCTGTCCATGTGCCCGCCGGTGCCTGTGGGCTGCCAGCCGGTGAAGGAGCCCGGCTGCGGGTGCTGCATGACTTGCGCGCTCGAAGAGGGCCAGCCGTGCGGTGTGTACACAGGGCCATGCACGCGCGGGCTCCGCTGCCTGCCCAAGAACGGAGAGGAGAAGCCGCTGCACGCGCTCCTGCACGGCCGCGGGGTGTGCAGGAACGAGAAGTTGTACAAACTGCTGCATCCGTCAAAAG GTGGACAGCCTCATGATGACATGCTACGTGTCCCAGTCCCACCACAAACAAAGGTGCCCTTATATGGAGATCACATTAGCAGTCGCAAGGCCCAGGCCATGAAGCAGGCCAAGGACCGTAAGAAGCAGCTGGCCAAGCTTGGGCCTGCCAGCAACTTGGCTCCACTCAGCATAGATAAACTGGATCCTGATTTTGTAAGTGATGTAGAGATTACAAAGATGCATACCAAG GGCCCCTGCAGAAGAAAGCTAGATAATCTCATCCAGGCCATGAAGGACACTTCTCAGGTCTTTGCTCTCTCACTGTACGTTCCCAACTGTGACAAGAAGGGCTTCTTCAAGCGCAAACAg TGCAAGCCATCTCGCGGTCGCAAAAGGGGGATCTGCTGGTGCGTAGACCGGTTTGGCGTCAAAATCCCCGGCATCAACTACGCTGGAGGAGAACTGCAGTGCAAAGATCTCGACAACAACAGCAATGAATGA